Proteins from a single region of Coregonus clupeaformis isolate EN_2021a chromosome 35, ASM2061545v1, whole genome shotgun sequence:
- the LOC123482546 gene encoding chloride channel CLIC-like protein 1, whose product MSTSAVTTCIITAAVCSLLLVAQGQMDDEEWIDPYDILNYDASTKTMRKPAAVSQLLSCNAVFKQFLTKLLKEIEKFGLPSDFQNDLYYDAKVRLSRQALAEIWTLLEGMDSCRMGALDDALSQILVDLKPQEFEASRWHFEDTFGVEIDTVIKVIICSRGDCDAQNEVDLQPYTPHVVCLKELMIDSLESRQHGR is encoded by the exons ATGTCAACAAGTGCTGTCACGACGTGCATCATCACTGCTGCTGTATGCAGCCTGTTGCTCGTTGCTCAAGGGCAGATGGACGATGAAGAATGGATTGATCCCTATGATATTTTGAACTACGACGCAAGCACAAAGACCATGAGAAAGCCTGCTGCG GTTTCACAGCTGCTGTCATGCAACGCTGTGTTCAAGCAATTCCTCACCAAGCTTCTGAAGGAGATTGAAAAATTTGGCCTG CCCAGTGATTTCCAGAATGATCTCTACTACGACGCCAAAGTAAGACTGTCTCGGCAAGCGTTGGCAGAGATCTGGACGCTTCTGGAGGGAATGGACAGCTGTAGAATGGGGGCTCTGGACGATGCCCTCAGCCAGATCCTGGTGGATCTCAAACCACAAGAATTCGAGGCCTCGAGATGGCACTTTGAGGACACCTTTGGTGTGGAGATCGACACAGTCATTAAGGTGATAATTTGTAGCAGAGGGGACTGTGATGCTCAAAATGAAGTGGATTTACAACCGTACACACCACATGTGGTTTGCCTAAAGGAATTGATGATTGATAGTTTGGAAAGTAGGCAACACGGGCGGTGA